GTAAGCACTTGCTTCGGCCCTCGCTTTTGGCCTCCACGAAGGCGTTTATTTGCTTTGCTGCCTCGCTTGGGTTTGTAAAGTCAACAGCTCGGGCGTAGAGAGCATCGGCGGAGGGGAGCAAGTCCTGCACGAAGGGTTGGGACAGAGGTACGCCGGGGGCAGAGAACAGGCAGAGCGTCTTGGAAAAGAGCAGCTCCTTGTCCCTGCTCTTGACAAGGCTTTCGATCGTCCTCAGGCTCGAAAGGACCTTGTGTCCGTCCACCCTGGAGGTGCAGTCAGGGTCCCCGGAGGGGGGAACAAATCCCAGCAAACCCTGCAAATCAGCTGCCGTCTGGTTTGAGGCGCCCAGGTAGAAAGACACCAAGGAGCTGTAAAGGCTGGTTGGGGACAGGAGCACGTTTTGGCCCCGCTGTGCTTTCCGCAGCACGCTGTAAAACCGTGCAGCCAGGGTATCCACAAGGTCCTTCACGTAACTCAGTTTCTGCCTCCCCTGGCCACTCAGGCTCGGGGCTTCCAGCTTATCCTCGTCATTCAGATGGTCTTCATAGGCAGGTGTGGCTTGGGACTCGATGGAGATGGGGacaaaagttttctttccctcctggaCCAGGCTTTCTAGTTCCTCACAGGTACTcttgttgaaagaaaacaaattgaaagGGTGGACGTAGACCCGGTCACAAGTCACTGTGGTGAGGCACGCCAACAAACAGAGAAGACCTGCTGCCGGGTTCATGTTGAAAAATTGCTTCCAAGGTgtctgctgaaagaaaaagtggggaggaaggaagactgATCAGCCTGTTATAAATACAGTTTCTCTTACTCGCAAGGTGAGGTGCTAGTATTGCGTTGGAGTTACAAAGGCAGGAATTTCAGTATTTAGTGCTGGCTGGTCTGACTCTGCCCCCTGAAAAGCCCACGGTGAGATGGCCACCAGTTTCAATGGCAGCAGGTGGGGAAAGACCAAGCACAGATTTGCCTCCATTACCCGCTGCAGTACCCTAACTATTTAGCACGGGAAGCATTACAGTTGGGCATGCCAACCGGTTAGGCTTGCAAACTGAAGTGTGCTAGTTCTGGCAAAACATTATAATAATGCAACTGTATTGCTTCTGGGACCTGGCCAGAGCTGTCTCTGCGAACTGCTGCACTAAATCTTGCTGACACACGGACGGGCTAAGCGATTTGCCTGCTGTTAAGCAGGAAGTGGGTTTGGAAACCAGGTCTCTTAAGGTCCAACCACTGAACGATCCTGCTTTGTATGTCTAGTCAGCATAATACTTGGCACTAGCAGAGTTTTCATAGCCCGGTGCAAACATTCGTTCTAGGCAAACACACTCAAGGCTTCCTTATACAAATGTGCTAACGGTGAAACCACCTTCTTTAGCTGAATACAGAGTTGGAAGGGGTAAGCTGAGTTTTGCTCTACTGTACAGGCAATCTTCTCCTGTGCTAAAAGAAAGACCACCTGCTGCTCTTGTTTTTCCTGATGAGTAGAGAATTTTACTGGATGTGGATGTCACTGGTGTTTAGCACAAAGGCTCTGATATGTGTTGGGAGTGAGGAAGTCATgggcacacaaacacacacatacacatgcaaaaGTGCTgacaaattttgcatttgtataATTCTCACTTTTCctatattcaatttttttataaCTAATAGCTCAGCTGTACCTTCCCTGGATTTCTAGTATACAACTTtgaatttctgtatttgaaatcCAAATGTGCTGGAAATTATGCATCTATAACACTTATCATTGGCCAAACCGCTGTTATTcagagctgtatttttattctactACTCATTTCTTGTTTATTGTAGCTCTGTTCACCCTCTTTGGCCCTTTCCaagctctgcagagctcatTGGATGGGCAAAATGCTAACAGCCTTGCCAGTAATCAagctctgctctctgccttctttCTGCAAGGTTCTTTGAGTCGCGCCAGCCTGTCAGGTATTGTAATTCTGGTAGCCTGAGCCTTTTGAGAGGACACAGTGCAATGTCTGTCTCACCGACACTTTAATTTACACAGGGTGGAGGTGTCTGCGTTTAAATCCAGCCGTTTAAGACCTGGCACCTTCCCAGCCTGATTTATGATGTACAACCATATTCATTTCACTGAGGGATCCCCAAGTGTTTCATGCCTAATAATACCCCAGTTTGCAGTATCACCACTCTCTTGCAAATACAAAAACTGAGATGCGCAGATGCTTGGTAATTAGCCATACCTTGCTAAGTACATACGCCTGCTAATGTGCACATCTACGTTCCCAGGCTGTAGGCTCCTATCTGACAGCTTGGTTTGCAAATGGAGTTTCTGTTGTTGTGATGGTCCCTCGGGATGTCTGAGCATCTTCCTAGTGAGTACCTGCACATCAGGCCTGAAACTATTTGCTCCCCAGAGGCACGCAGGGGAGGCCCTGCTGTAGGTCTCCAGCCTTCTGCCTTCATCCAGGGATTGCTCTTCCCCATTAACTCCCACTGCATCCTCTAAATTAGTGTGTAGGCAGCggtccctctgctccctgctctgtcTTCGCCTCCCCGgccctgctggcagcagctgacATGCATCACAGAGCTTCTTCATTGCTTATGACTGGTTAAAAAATTATCTGGGGAGCTGCCTTCCCAACTTCATCCTCACAGTTAGCCCAAGCACAGCGCTAGTGCATTTCTAGACTACTCGCTGCATTTTCCAGATTGGGACAgctcaggaaaacaaaccaaaaagccaCAAATTAGAGGCACTGCCCTTCCCACCCTGTCGTCTCCATTGTACAATTCTGTTGAAGGATTTCTTAATCTGTCCTGTAGCAGCAGGGAGGATGACTCTGTGCCACCCAGTCAGGCTGTGCCATTAGGCACCGCTGGTGCCCGCTGGTTACTTCTCTACAGCTGCCAGAGCCGCCATGCCAGCTCTTCTCTCATGAGCAGAAGCGAGAGGAGCAGTTCTCTCTACCAGCACTTACACTAAGCCCCATCTGTGGAAAGCTTTTCCCTAAAGAACTCAGCCCCGAGGGTTtcagaaaaagcatgaaaaccCGAGCTGAAAAACTGGCATTCAGAGCAAATCCAGTGAGCACGCTTACTCGCCTCCGTCCTGGTGTGTGCGGCCCCTCTGACGCTGTCCCCCCTCGGGCAGGCTCCTCACGACACCTCTTCTCCCTGGAGCAGGGTGATGTGATTGCGGATGGATTTATGCCCTTTCCACGGGAGGGCCCTTTCTACCTGCCTGCAGTGGCATTGCGCAAAGCTACTTTACATcacaggctggggggggccgaAAAAAGTTAGCTCGGACCAGACAGGACCCGATGAAACCTGGGCACGGCTTAACACCAGCTGCGTAGAAAGTTCCAGGGGGGATACACAACCTTTAACCGGACCCAGCACGTCTGCATAGCCTGCAGTTACACATTTACTAAGACAGACACAGGTGTTTTACTATGCAGAAGAATTGATTATAGGACCTGAAAATAACTCAGCTTGTTTTGTGCCAGACTGAAGGGAACGCAGATTTCTTTGTACCTGTATTTGTTGTACAGTCggactagatttttttcttctcagataaATTGCCTTTAATCTCTACCTTGCAGCCTGGGTACCCATCAGTGAGTGGGACGTGTACACTACTGCAGAGTAAATGATTAAGCTCTCAGTTTTTACCTTTTCATTCCTTCTTGATCTATCCAGAAGATCAAAAGGTTGTTCTTTTTCCCgttcaaaacaaaatgtgttgAAAAGGAGAGGATGAAATATAGATGGATTAGGTTGCCAGAGCCAGAGCACAGAGACTTCATCCCTGCCAGGCTCAGCTTCCCAAGTCCTCTTTGGCAAAAGGGGTGGGATTTGGAGTGCCGCTTCTTCCTCTTTAAGCAAATAAACAGTGAGTCAAACTGGGAATGATGCAGTTGGGTTAGACTGGGTCTCTTTCAGTACCCCTGTTACAGTTAGTAATTAAAATCCCATGGCTCTAATGGCAGTAGGGCTGATTTAACATCCATGCCCTGATTTTAGAGGGCCAGGCAGGCGTGGTTCATACTGTGGTGCCCAGTTATGTGTTGGGTTCAAGGAGAGAGCCAAGAGAGAGGAATGTTCTCAGTGTACCTGGGCAGTCACAGCTGGTGGACCTGAAGGTGGAGACAGGGACAGCCGAATCCTGCCAGCCTGAGCACAGTGTGCCAGGTGCCTAATGCCAAAGGGATGGGAAATTTCCatctctgcagccctgcccttCACTGAAACAATCCGATTACCTTAGCTCTAACGAGGTCTGAAAGCGGTTCTGAGCACAGGCCCGTATGACATGCTGTCAGCACACAAAGCTTAAACAGCTTGAAATATTCAAGGTGTTTTGTCCTTTTGCTGCCTGAGCATCTCAGTCAAGGCATCATCTGGCAACAGAATAGTCCCTGACCATTTGTACCATCTCCAGACAGCTATAAAATGCGTGCAGCCCAGCCACAGATCCAGGCAATGGGAGAAGTAGTTCCTCCGTTAAAACTGCATTTCGTTCAGCTAAATGCTAAGAGAATGACCTAGGTTTCGGATGGCAAtcccccttctttcccctttcccccggAGAGTCCTTCCCGCAGGCAGGCTGGGGGAGAAAGCCGGTCCCTTCGAGGCCAGCGGAGGTGCGGGTGGGACGTGTGACAGCACAGCCCAAATCCGTGTCTCCTGCACCGCCAGCCACGCAGGTCCGTGTGTGGCACTAGGCACCCGTGGTGTGCACGAGTGGCCGGACCATGCTGTGCCTGTGAGCTACAGCTGGGCTGCTGTGTCCTCCTGGGAGAGGCTTGAAGACggggaaaaagcaaacccagcCTGATACTCTCAGCATCGAGGACACAGAAACGAAGGCTGTTTCAGTGAAGGGCACCTTTGTGTTCTGTAAAACTCTGAAAAGTATCCTTATTAACAAGAACTATTGACTTTGGCTAATAAGCTACAAGTGATGCTAATAACATATACTACACCTGCCAGACTTATGTGTTTGCTGTGGACaataaacactggaaaaggaaaTCACATAACCCGCagccactgtattttttttccttaaatcatTATACCTCTGTGCTGTAGAACCCGGAGAGCATTGCTGTTTGGGTATCTCCTGCTTCCAGCTCCCCTGCAGACCGTGACCAAGTCAGGTTGCAGCTGGTGATCTCCTTTTGCTATAGGTACCAGCCCCAAGTCAGGCatccctggctgcaggggatgCTGCCCCGCAGAAcagggggagcaggaggcacCTGAACAATAGTTCCAATGTGGTGCTTTGGTGGCTCTGTCACATAAAGAAAGTTCAGTTTTTAGTTGCAAGTTCTCAGAGTTTTCAGCCAAGATGACTTTTGGGGCTCTTTTGGTGTTTGTGCACTCAGTTCTATTGTTTTCCGTTGACAAAAAATTGTCAATGTATTTGAGGAGCGCAGGAGTCTTTCTTCtgtcccccgccccccccgcaaTCAATAAAGTCATCAAATTAAAATACCCAactttctccagaaaaaaaagtttcaccaGAAAATGTTCAATGACCCACTTTCACCACAGTGCTCCTCCTGTTTCAGACCACCGGGAATTCAGCTGGCTTCAGTAATGAGGGAGAACCTTTGATTTCAGCTTACATTTGTGCCCTGCTACAAAGCTCAGAGACAGCTCCCCGCTAATTTTCTGGTCACTTATGCTCACTCAATTAATATTCCCCTATTAGGATGCATCACACACTAGTGCACTTCTTAGATCTTTGTCTTCCCACAGTTCCTACTAGAGGAGAAGCTTTCAGACTATGAAGAACATAGACTGCTACACCTGGAACACACTTTATCCTAGTAAGACTTACTTACAGTTAGTCTTTCACTTTACTTCTGAGCAGTGCACGAGCATTATCCCAATTACTATGTGTGGGCCCTGTTGTCAGGCGCTTTTTTGTTGGGTTGCCACGGTTTTAGGAACAAGCGTGTGCTTAAAGCTAGAGCTTCGACTTC
This Buteo buteo chromosome 12, bButBut1.hap1.1, whole genome shotgun sequence DNA region includes the following protein-coding sequences:
- the AGT gene encoding angiotensinogen, encoding MNPAAGLLCLLACLTTVTCDRVYVHPFNLFSFNKSTCEELESLVQEGKKTFVPISIESQATPAYEDHLNDEDKLEAPSLSGQGRQKLSYVKDLVDTLAARFYSVLRKAQRGQNVLLSPTSLYSSLVSFYLGASNQTAADLQGLLGFVPPSGDPDCTSRVDGHKVLSSLRTIESLVKSRDKELLFSKTLCLFSAPGVPLSQPFVQDLLPSADALYARAVDFTNPSEAAKQINAFVEAKSEGRSKCLLTDIDPSANLLFVVDVRLAANIKQASRLKEPQEFWVDSNTKVLVPMLSIPGTFKYKTDASGTFSVVEVPISKTALLVLLQPVNSSNLEHVESELLSQSSAWLQQLSPREIKLTLPELTIEGSSDLQELLAAIELPALLGKGADLSKISDANLTVGKVINKAFFKLTSDGTDQPEDPAAQKEDAVFLDVTLNKPFLLAVFEEKSRAMLFLGRVTNPLPGV